In Symphalangus syndactylus isolate Jambi chromosome 14, NHGRI_mSymSyn1-v2.1_pri, whole genome shotgun sequence, one DNA window encodes the following:
- the LOC129462233 gene encoding LOW QUALITY PROTEIN: golgin subfamily A member 6-like protein 9 (The sequence of the model RefSeq protein was modified relative to this genomic sequence to represent the inferred CDS: substituted 1 base at 1 genomic stop codon) has translation MWLQPRLPPHPAMSEKTQQGKLAAAKEKLKQFWWRKSPGIPGGKKINGSSLDTATSSGYHSPGDSATGVSREGPASSTLKDLESQYQQLEVALDSSSTIIGQLSKNINSLGRAPRMLKKGKSRLLKLGRSLFKLKHQMAEPLAPEPPAGPSEVEQLQEETNHLKKELESAGRRLQAEVENNKILTLLNTRLEKRLHRQEKRIREREESIHEWEERIHEWDLHTWEXEERLCEWEQRLCDWEEGLHEREARLRQQEEPPGQERPRELERMLEPGWEDLDEEWEELSSASEDLNETLQLVEQKVKEKKPGGAEEPRGSESAAAARPLPVYRSGSPNPTGAGQIQQLLSVMQDSPGLGGEAVGTGEAAGGAGEAACHSFRAAKNGKRHLLQELVKKLKKKKKKTVKGLISYTIHLLHLKVRATYVYLCF, from the exons ATGTGGCTCCAACCCCGCCTCCCTCCACACCCCGCGATGTCAGAAAAAACACAACAGGGGAAATTGGCTGCAGCCAAGGAAAAG TTAAAACAGTTTTGGTGGAGGAAGAGCCCTGGCATTCCAGGAGGAAAGAAAATCAATGGCAGTAGTCTTGACACAGCCACTTCTAGTGGTTACCACTCACCTGGGGAT TCAGCAACAGGTGTCTCCAGGGAGGGCCCTGCGTCATCTACCCTGAAGGATCTGGAG AGCCAGTACCAACAACTAGAGGTAGCCCTGGATTCAAGCTCCACAATAATCGGCCAACTCAGCAAAAACATCAATTCACTGGGAAGA GCTCCTCGCATGTTGAAGAAGGGGAAGTCCCGATTACTGAAGCTCGGGAGGAGCTTGTTCAAGTTAAAACACCAGATGG CTGAACCCCTGGCTCCAGAGCCCCCAGCAGGGCCCTCTGAGGTGGAGCAGCTACAGGAGGAGACCAATCACCTAAAGAAGGAGCTGGAGAGCGCAGGAAGACGGCTCCAGGCCGAGGTGGAAAACAACAAGATATTGACTCTCCTGAACACCAGACTGGAGAAGAGGCTACATAGACAGGAGAAGAGGATACGAGAACGGGAGGAGAGTATACATGAATGGGAGGAGAGGATACATGAATGGGATCTGCATACATGGGAATAGGAGGAGAGGCTATGCGAATGGGAACAGAGGCTATGTGACTGGGAAGAGGGGCTACATGAACGGGAAGCGAGGCTGCGTCAGCAGGAGGAGCCGCCAGGGCAGGAGAGGCCACGGGAGCTGGAGAGGATGCTGGAGCCAGGGTGGGAAGACCTCGATGAGGAGTGGGAAGAGCTATCCAGCGCCTCGGAGGACCTG AACGAGACCCTACAGCTGGTGGAGCAGAAAGTAAAGGAGAAGAAGCCGG GTGGAGCTGAAGAGCCAAGAGGCTCAGAGTCTGCGGCAGCAGCCAGACCACTACCTGTGTACCGCTCTGGGAGCCCTAATCCCACAGGAGCTGGG CAGATCCAGCAGCTGCTTTCTGTAATGCAGGACTCCCCAGGCTTGGGTGGAGAAGCTGTTGGTACAGGAGAGGcggcaggaggagcaggagaggcTGCATGCCATTCTTTTCGGGCTGCCAAGAACGGGAAGAGACATCTTCTTCAAGAGCtggtcaagaaattaaaaaaaaaaaaaaaaaaaacagttaagggGTTAATCTCCTACACAATTCATTTACTTCATTTGAAAGTTAGAGCCACTtatgtttatttgtgtttctaa